DNA sequence from the Alkaliphilus metalliredigens QYMF genome:
GGATGTGATTGTGATCGTTTTGTAGAGTTCTGGAATCATGTATTTACTCAATTTGATAAGGATGAAGCTGGTAATTACAACCTGCTACCCAATCCAAACATCGATACTGGGATGGGCCTTGAAAGAGTTGCCTGCATTATGCAGGATGTGGATTCAATTTTTGAAGTGGATACCATGAAACATATTTTAAATAGCGTATGTACAGCAACAAATACACAATATAATAAAGATGTTAAGACAAATATATCTCTACGAATTATTACAGATCACCTGCGTTCAATTACTTTCATGATTGGAGATGGCATTTTACCAAGTAATGAAGGAAGAGGATATGTATTAAGAAGGCTATTGAGAAGAGCGGCCAGACACGGTAAGCTATTGGGTGTGTCTAAAAGCTTTTTATATGAATTAATGGATACTGTTACAGAAACATATGGAGGGGCATATTCTGAACTTGTTGAGAAAAAAGATTATATTAAAAAAATCATTCAAGTAGAAGAGGATCGATTTCAAGAGACGATTCACCAAGGACTGGAGATTTTAAACCAGCATATTGAAGAAATGATAGGAAAATCTGAAAACATGTTGAATGGTACATATGCTTTTAAGCTTTATGATACCTATGGCTTTCCTTTGGATCTAACTAAGGAAATTTTAGAAGAAAGAGAAATGACTGTTGATGAGAGTGAATTTGAATCTGAGATGGAAAAGCAAAGAAATCGTGCAAGGAAAGCAAGATCTGGGGGAGACACCGAAGGCTGGAAGGAAGATGCATTTGACGCCCTAGATAAAAACATTCAAACGTCATTTAAAGGATATGAAACCCTAAGAGCTGAAGGGAAAGTGTTGGCGATTATTGAAGAAAATCAATCGGTTAACTTAACTTCAGCAGGAAAAGAAGTTGTGATTGTTTTAGATAAAACACCTTTCTACCCAGAAAGTGGTGGACAAATAGGGGATATAGGTCATATTTTTAAGGATGAATTTGAGGGTCAAGTATTAGATACAAAACAAGGCAAAAATCAACGTATTCATCAATACATTAAAATTCTAAGAGGAATATTACAAGTAGGTGACTCTATACAAGGAGAAGTAGATAAAGAACCAAGACATAATACTGAAAGAAATCATACTGCTACCCATCTTTTACACAAGGCATTAAAAGGAATTATAGGAGAGCATGTGGAGCAGGCAGGATCTCTTGTGACTCCTGAAAAATTAAGATTTGACTTCTCTCACTTTGAAGGGCTTTCTTCAGCAGATTTATCTAAGGTGGAATTAGAAGTGAATCAAGAGATACTGAATGCATTAAACGTTGACACTGTAGAGGCATCCTTAGAAGAAGCAAAAAAGATGGGCGCTATGGCATTGTTCGGCGAAAAGTATGGAGATGATGTACGGGTTGTCAAAACAGGGGATTATAGTGTTGAATTGTGTGGAGGAACCCATGTTAAAAATAGTAGTGAAATTGGAACATTCCTAATCTTAAGTGAGACTGGTGTTGCAGCCGGAGTCAGACGAATAGAGGCAGTAACTGGACAAGAAGCCTATCATCATATTAAGCGGGAACAAGGATTAATTCAAGACATAGAAAGCTTATTGAAAACCAAAGGTGAGCAATTAACTAAAAGGGTAGAAGAACTATTAAAAGAAACAAAGGAAAAAGACAAGGAGCTTCAACAATTAAAAAGCAAACTAGCAAACCAATCCATTGATGAAATTCTAAATCAGATTGAGGTCATTGAAGGGACAAATCTTCTTGTTCATCACTTTGGAGAACAAAGCATGGAGGACCTAAGAAATATTGGAGATTCACTTAAACAAAAAATTGGCTCTGGAGTCATTGCATTAGGAGCAGAAAGCAACGATAAAGCAAGCTTCTTTGTGACCGCTACAAAGGACGTTGTGGAAAAAGGAGTTCATTCGGGTAATATGATAAGAGAAGTAGCTAAAATTGCAGGAGGCGGCGGTGGAGGCAGACCGGATATGGCACAAGCTGGCGGAAAAAATCCTGAAAAAATCCAATCGGCCCTGTCAATTGTTAAGGGATTGTTGAAAAATCAATTAAATGGTTAAAATAATAAGGGCATGGTTTCCATGCTCTTATTGATTATTTAATTCATTGGAGATACGAGAATAATATGGTAAAATAAAACTAAATCAATCAAATCAGTTGAAAGGGGAATAGAGATGACTGAAAAAATAAATTTAACAATGAAATTCAGTTTAGATAAGGAGAAAGAAGAGCAAGCTAGAGATATTATACTAACTGTTTTTCAGGCACTACAAGAAAAAGGCTACAATCCCACAAATCAATTTGTAGGCTATATTTTATCAGGAGATCCAACTTATATTACAAATCATAATGATGCAAGAAGCTTAATTAGAAAAATAGAAAGAGATGAATTGCTAGAAGAATTACTAAAGTCATACTTAACAAACCAATAGGAGCGAGTGCACTTGAAGAGGAAAACATTTGTTGTGATTACTGTTTTCATCATACTATATATGAATATAATTTTTAGTTTTGCAAAGGTAGAAAGTCAATTCTTAGAAACTGGTTTGCCCAATCAGAAAGTAATTATGATTGTGGTCAATCGGGTGACCTATGATGATCTACAACAAATGGATTTCATCCAGGAAATGATGGAAAAAAGCTATGTTGGTTTAATGAATACCAGGGCATCGGGAAGCAATAATGAGTATAAATCATATGCTACCCTTGGAATGGGAACCCGTGGAGAAGCAACCTACTCAACTTCTTTTTTTCAAAATGCAAATGA
Encoded proteins:
- a CDS encoding IreB family regulatory phosphoprotein; protein product: MTEKINLTMKFSLDKEKEEQARDIILTVFQALQEKGYNPTNQFVGYILSGDPTYITNHNDARSLIRKIERDELLEELLKSYLTNQ
- the alaS gene encoding alanine--tRNA ligase; this encodes MKKMGLNEIRKLFLDFYEEKEHYVQSSYPLVPHNDKSLLLINAGMAPLKNYFSGVETPPSKRMATCQKCIRTGDIENVGKTSRHATFFEMLGSFAFGDYFKTESIQWGWEFATKYLEMPEDKIWASVYEEDDEAYGIWENQIKMPKERIVRLGKEDNFWEIGVGPCGPCSELYFDRGDKYSCGHDDCKPGCDCDRFVEFWNHVFTQFDKDEAGNYNLLPNPNIDTGMGLERVACIMQDVDSIFEVDTMKHILNSVCTATNTQYNKDVKTNISLRIITDHLRSITFMIGDGILPSNEGRGYVLRRLLRRAARHGKLLGVSKSFLYELMDTVTETYGGAYSELVEKKDYIKKIIQVEEDRFQETIHQGLEILNQHIEEMIGKSENMLNGTYAFKLYDTYGFPLDLTKEILEEREMTVDESEFESEMEKQRNRARKARSGGDTEGWKEDAFDALDKNIQTSFKGYETLRAEGKVLAIIEENQSVNLTSAGKEVVIVLDKTPFYPESGGQIGDIGHIFKDEFEGQVLDTKQGKNQRIHQYIKILRGILQVGDSIQGEVDKEPRHNTERNHTATHLLHKALKGIIGEHVEQAGSLVTPEKLRFDFSHFEGLSSADLSKVELEVNQEILNALNVDTVEASLEEAKKMGAMALFGEKYGDDVRVVKTGDYSVELCGGTHVKNSSEIGTFLILSETGVAAGVRRIEAVTGQEAYHHIKREQGLIQDIESLLKTKGEQLTKRVEELLKETKEKDKELQQLKSKLANQSIDEILNQIEVIEGTNLLVHHFGEQSMEDLRNIGDSLKQKIGSGVIALGAESNDKASFFVTATKDVVEKGVHSGNMIREVAKIAGGGGGGRPDMAQAGGKNPEKIQSALSIVKGLLKNQLNG